The proteins below come from a single Oncorhynchus keta strain PuntledgeMale-10-30-2019 chromosome 32, Oket_V2, whole genome shotgun sequence genomic window:
- the LOC127914459 gene encoding uncharacterized protein LOC127914459 isoform X3: MQVDCKRQYSGIEQHGWGMQVDCKRQYSGIEQHWWGMQVDCKRQYSGIEQHWWGMQVDCKRQYSGIEQHGWGMQVDCKRQYSGVEQHGWGMQVDCKRQYSGIEQHGWGMQVDCKRQYSGVEQHRWGMQVDCKRQYSGIEQHGWGMQVDCKRQYSGVEQHGWGMQVDCKRQYSGIEQHGWGMQVDCKRQYSGIEQHGWGMQVDCKRQYSGVEQHGWGMQVDCKRQYSGVEQHGWGMQVDCKRQYSGIEQHGWGMQVDCKRQYSGIEQHGWGMQVDCKRQYSGIEQHGWGMQVDCKRQYSGIEQHWWGMQVDCKRQYSGIEQHWWGMQVDCKRQYSGIEQHGWGMQVDCKRQYSGVEQHGWGMQVDCKRQYSGIEQHGWGMQVDCKRTNSS, translated from the exons atgcaggtagactgtaaaagacaatacagtggtatagagcaacacgggtggggcatgcag gtagactgtaaaagacaatacagtggtatagagcaacactggtggggcatgcaggtagactgtaaaagacaatacagtggtatagagcaacactggtggggcatgcaggtagactgtaaaagacaatacagtggtatagagcaacacgggtggggcatgcaggtagactgtaaaagacaatacagtggtgtagagcaacacgggtggggcatgcaggtagactgtaaaagacaatacagtggtatagagcaacacgggtggggcatgcaggtagactgtaaaagacaatacagtggtgtagagcaacacaggtggggcatgcaggtagactgtaaaagacaatacagtggtatagagcaacacgg gtggggcatgcaggtagactgtaaaagacaatacagtggtgtagagcaacacgggtggggcatgcaggtagactgtaaaagacaatacagtggtatagagcaacacgggtggggcatgcaggtagactgtaaaagacaatacagtggtatagagcaacacgggtggggcatgcaggtagactgtaaaagacaatacagtggtgtagagcaacacgggtggggcatgcaggtagactgtaaaagacaatacagtggtgtagagcaacacgggtggggcatgcaggtagactgtaaaagacaatacagtggtatagagcaacacgggtggggcatgcaggtagactgtaaaagacaatacagtggtatagagcaacacgggtggggcatgcaggtagactgtaaaagacaatacagtggtatagagcaacacgggtggggcatgcaggtagactgtaaaagacaatacagtggtatagagcaacactggtggggcatgcaggtagactgtaaaagacaatacagtggtatagagcaacactggtggggcatgcaggtagactgtaaaagacaatacagtggtatagagcaacacgggtggggcatgcaggtagactgtaaaagacaatacagtggtgtagagcaacacgggtggggcatgcaggtagactgtaaaagacaatacagtggtatagagcaacacgggtggggcatgcaggtagaCTGTAAAAGGACTAACAGTTCTTAA